The sequence CTCAGGCCACCTCTAACGGGGAGCTGTCGTTGCCGTCCGCCTTGCGCTGCTTCATGGTGCGGCCGGCCACCTCGTACTGCTTGAGCAGGCGGCGGAAGTTGGAGCGGTCCACCCCGGCGGCGCGCGCGGCGCTGGAGACGTTGTTGTTGTTCTTCTCCAGCAGCGCCGTGAGGTAGCGCCGCTCGAAGGCGCGCATCGCCAGGCGCTTGGCCTGGGCGTACGGCAGGTGCGCCAGGCTGAACACCTCCACGGGCGAGCCGGCCTGCGGGGCCTCCTGGAAGCCCGGCGGCAGGTCCTCCACGTCCAGCACCTCGTTGGAGGTGAGCACCACGGCGCGCTCGATGACGTTCTCCAGCTCGCGCACGTTGCCCGTCCACCGGTTCACGGTGAGCGCCTCCATGGCGCGCGGGGTGAAGCCCGTCACCTTCTTGTCCAGCTTGGCCGCGTACAGCTTCAGGAAGTGGTGCGCGAGCAGCGGCACGTCCTCCGGCCGGTCGCGCAGCGGCGGCAGGTCGATGGTGATGACGTTGAGGCGGTAGAAGAGGTCCTCGCGGAAGCGGCCCTGCTCCTTGGCGCGCGTCAGATCCACGTGCGTGGCGGCGATCACGCGCACGTCCACCTTCACGGGCTCGTTGGCGCCCACGCGCTTCACCTCGCCCTCCTGCAGCACGCGCAAGAGGCGCACCTGGGTGGCGGGCGGCACGTCGCCGATTTCATCCAGGAAGATGGTGCCGCCGTCGGCCGCCTCGAAGAGGCCCTTCTTGTTGCCGGTGGCGCCCGTGAAGGCCCCCTTCATGTGGCCGAACAGCTCGCTCTCCAGCAGCGTCTCGGTGAGGGCCGAACAGTTCACCGCGACGAAGGGCTTGTCCTTGCGCGCGCTGCGGTAGTGGATGGCGCGGGCCACCAGCTCCTTGCCCGTGCCGCTCTCGCCCTGGATGAGCACCGTGGCGGTGGAGTGGCTCACCGTCTCCACCAGCTTGAAGACGGCGCGCATCTGCGAGGACTGGCCGATGAGGTCCTCGAACTGGCTGCGCGCGGTGAGCGCCTCCTCCAGCGCCCGCGTCCGGTCCTTCAGCGCCTTGCGCTCGGCGGCCTTGCCCACCGTGAGGCTCAGGTCGTCGATGTCCTCGAAGGGCTTGGTGAGGTAGTCGTACGCGCCGGCCTTCACCGCCTCCACCGCCGTCTCCACCGTGGCGTAGGCGGTCATCATGATGACCTCCACGTCGGGCCGCTCGGCCTTGATGGCCTTGAGCAAGTCCATGCCGGACAGGTGGGGCATGTTGATGTCCAGCACCGCCACGTCGATGGACGGATCCTTCGCCGCCGTCAGCCCTTCCACCGCATCGTCGATGGCGACGATGGGATACCCCTCGCGCTGGAGAATCGAGGTGACGGCCTTGAGGACTACGGGGTCATCGTCCACCACGAGGATCTTGGCGCGTTTGGGCTGGTTCACGGCAACCTCTCAAGCTGCAGCGGGATAGGGAGAAAAACGGTGAAGCGGGAGCCATGGCCGACCTGGGTATCGACCTGGAAGACGCCGCCATGGTCCTGCACGATGCGGTAAGCAATGGACAGGCCAAGGCCTGTGCCCTCGCCAGGCGGCTTGGTGGTGAAGGACGGCTCGAAGATGCGCGGCAGGTGGCGCTCTTCGATTCCGGTGCCCGAGTCGGAGACGGCGAAGAAGCACCGGTCCCCCTCGCGCCCCGTGTCGATCTTCAAGGTGCCCTCGGCGCCCGGGAGCGCCTGGAGGCCGTTCTGCAAGAGGTTGAGCACCACCTGGGACAGCTGCGCCGGGTCCCCGAAGAGCTTGGGCAGGCCACTGGCCAGGTTCAGCTCCAGCGTCACCCGGGGGTTGGACTTGAGCTGGGCCTTGAAGAGCACCGCCGCGTCCTCCACGCACTTGGACAGCTCGAAGTGGCGGCGGTCCTCCACCTTGGAGTGGCGGCTGAACTTCAGCAGGCTCTCGACGATGCGCTTGCAGCGCAGCGCGCTCTCCTCGATGAGATCCAACGACTCGCGGTCCGCCTCGGAGCGGCCCAGGTCGCGCTTCATGAGCTGCGCGAACGCGAGGATGCCGCCCAGCGGGTTGTTGATTTCATGCGCCACGCCGCCCGCCAGCTGCCCCACCGCCGCCATCTTCTCCGTCTCGATGAGCCGCTTGGTGAGCGAGTACTCCTCGGTGACGTCCCGGTAGGTGCACACCACCCGGCCCTCGCCGGGCATGGGGTAGGCGGCCACCACGAAGGTGCGCCCCTTCTGCTGGATCTCCGAGCGCGCCCCCTTGCCCGTCTCGAGCGCGGAGGGCAGCGGGCAGCCGACGCACGGCGAGTCCCGGCCGAAGAGGTACTGGAAGCAGTTGACCGCCGAGGCGGTGGCTCCGTCCCCGGAGGCCGCCACCTTCAGGTAGGCGAGGTTGGCGCGGCGCACCGTGTAGTCGGTGCCCTGCATCACCGCCAGGGGCGTCTCGATGCAGTCGAAGGTCTGCTCCCAGTCGCGCTTGGCCTGGCTGAGCATCAGCGTGCGCGTCTCCACGCGCGCCTCCAGGTCCGCGTTGAGCCGCTTGAGCTCCGCGTTCTGGTCCTGCGTCATGCGGTGCAGGCGCTCGTTCTCCGCCAGGAGCGCGTACTGCTCGAAGGCGCTCTTGACGGTGAGCACCAGGTGGCTGTCGTTCCACGGCTTGGAGATGAAGCGGAAGATCTCCGAGCGGTTGATGGCCTCCTCGATGGCCGTCTGGTCCGCCTGCCCGGTGAGCATGATGCGCTGGGCGCGCGGCACCTGCTCCTTCACCCGCGCCAGGAACTCCACCCCGTTCATCCCCGGCATCCGGAAGTCCGAGATGACCACCTGGGGTAGGAACTGCTCCAGCCGCTTCAGGCCCTCCTCGGCGTCCGTGGCGGTCTCGATGTCCCAATCGCCCCGCCTCAGCACCCGCCGGATGGACTTGAGGATGTTCTCCTCGTCGTCCACCAACAGCAGCCGGCCGCGAGCCCCCGCCTCCTGTGTGTGCGCCAATCCCACTCGCAGTCCCACCTATCTTTCGATGTCGAACATTTGCAATGACGTGGCCAGCCGCGTCTTTTTAGACCCTTGGGCCAAGCCATTGATTCTCATGTACTTTCAATTTCGTACGCTGACCAGAACATGGGTCAACTCATACCCAGCACTGACAAACGGGTAGCAAATGACCCCCCTTCCCTGGGGGGTAAATGACCCGGGTCATTTCTCGTCAACACCCTTAGACTCCCATCCCCGAGACGCGGAGTGAAGCGGAATGGGTGAGTGCAGACAGACCCTGTTACGGCCCTCACGCTTGGCCCGGTACAGGGCCTCGTCGGCGGTCAGCAGC is a genomic window of Stigmatella erecta containing:
- a CDS encoding sigma-54-dependent transcriptional regulator — encoded protein: MNQPKRAKILVVDDDPVVLKAVTSILQREGYPIVAIDDAVEGLTAAKDPSIDVAVLDINMPHLSGMDLLKAIKAERPDVEVIMMTAYATVETAVEAVKAGAYDYLTKPFEDIDDLSLTVGKAAERKALKDRTRALEEALTARSQFEDLIGQSSQMRAVFKLVETVSHSTATVLIQGESGTGKELVARAIHYRSARKDKPFVAVNCSALTETLLESELFGHMKGAFTGATGNKKGLFEAADGGTIFLDEIGDVPPATQVRLLRVLQEGEVKRVGANEPVKVDVRVIAATHVDLTRAKEQGRFREDLFYRLNVITIDLPPLRDRPEDVPLLAHHFLKLYAAKLDKKVTGFTPRAMEALTVNRWTGNVRELENVIERAVVLTSNEVLDVEDLPPGFQEAPQAGSPVEVFSLAHLPYAQAKRLAMRAFERRYLTALLEKNNNNVSSAARAAGVDRSNFRRLLKQYEVAGRTMKQRKADGNDSSPLEVA
- a CDS encoding ATP-binding protein, with the translated sequence MGLAHTQEAGARGRLLLVDDEENILKSIRRVLRRGDWDIETATDAEEGLKRLEQFLPQVVISDFRMPGMNGVEFLARVKEQVPRAQRIMLTGQADQTAIEEAINRSEIFRFISKPWNDSHLVLTVKSAFEQYALLAENERLHRMTQDQNAELKRLNADLEARVETRTLMLSQAKRDWEQTFDCIETPLAVMQGTDYTVRRANLAYLKVAASGDGATASAVNCFQYLFGRDSPCVGCPLPSALETGKGARSEIQQKGRTFVVAAYPMPGEGRVVCTYRDVTEEYSLTKRLIETEKMAAVGQLAGGVAHEINNPLGGILAFAQLMKRDLGRSEADRESLDLIEESALRCKRIVESLLKFSRHSKVEDRRHFELSKCVEDAAVLFKAQLKSNPRVTLELNLASGLPKLFGDPAQLSQVVLNLLQNGLQALPGAEGTLKIDTGREGDRCFFAVSDSGTGIEERHLPRIFEPSFTTKPPGEGTGLGLSIAYRIVQDHGGVFQVDTQVGHGSRFTVFLPIPLQLERLP